In Phacochoerus africanus isolate WHEZ1 chromosome 16, ROS_Pafr_v1, whole genome shotgun sequence, one genomic interval encodes:
- the HNRNPA2B1 gene encoding heterogeneous nuclear ribonucleoproteins A2/B1 isoform X3: protein MEKTLETVPLERKKREKEQFRKLFIGGLSFETTEESLRNYYEQWGKLTDCVVMRDPASKRSRGFGFVTFSSMAEVDAAMAARPHSIDGRVVEPKRAVAREESGKPGAHVTVKKLFVGGIKEDTEEHHLRDYFEEYGKIDTIEIITDRQSGKKRGFGFVTFDDHDPVDKIVLQKYHTINGHNAEVRKALSRQEMQEVQSSRSGRGGNFGFGDSRGGGGNFGPGPGSNFRGGSDGYGSGRGFGDGYNGYGGGPGGNYGSGNYNDFGNYNQQPSNYGPMKSGNFGGSRNMGGPYGGGNYGPGGSGGSGGYGGRSRY from the exons ATGGAG aaaACTTTAGAAACTGTTCCTTTGGAGAGGAAAAAG agagaaaaggaacaatTCCGTAAACTCTTTATTGGTGGCTTGAGCTTTGAAACTACAGAAGAAAGTTTGAGGAACTACTACGAGCAATGGGGAAAACTTACAGATTGTGTG GTCATGAGGGATCCTGCAAGCAAAAGATCAAGAGGATTTGGTTTTGTAACTTTTTCATCCATGGCTGAGGTTGATGCTGCCATGGCTGCGAGACCTCATTCAATTGATGGGAGAGTGGTTGAGCCAAAACGTGCTGTTGCAAGAGAG GAATCTGGAAAGCCAGGGGCTCATGTAACTGTGAAGAAGCTATTTGTTGGTGGAATTAAAGAAGATACTGAGGAACACCATCTTAGAGATTACTTTGAGGAGTATGGGAAAATTGATACCATTGAGATAATTACTGATAGGCAGTCTGGAAAGAAAAGAGGCTTTGGATTTGTTACTTTTGATGACCATGATCCTGTGGATAAGATTGTGT TGCAAAAGTACCATACCATCAATGGTCATAATGCAGAAGTGAGAAAGGCTTTGTCTAGACAAGAAATGCAGGAAGTCCAAAGTTCTAGAAGTGGAAGAGGAG GCAACTTTGGTTTTGGAGATTCTCGTGGTGGTGGTGGAAACTTTGGACCAGGACCTGGAAGTAACTTTAGAGGAGGATCTG ATGGATATGGAAGTGGTCGTGGATTTGGGGATGGCTATAATGGGTATGGAGGAGGACCTGGAG gaaaTTATGGAAGTGGAAATTATAATGATTTTGGAAATTATAACCAGCAACCTTCCAACTATGGTCCAATGAAGAGTGGAAACTTTGGTGGTAGCAGGAACATGGGGGGACCATATGGTGGAG GAAACTATGGTCCAGGAGGCAGTGGAGGAAGTGGGGGTTATGGAGGGAGAAGCCGATATTGA
- the HNRNPA2B1 gene encoding heterogeneous nuclear ribonucleoproteins A2/B1 isoform X1, translating to MEKTLETVPLERKKREKEQFRKLFIGGLSFETTEESLRNYYEQWGKLTDCVVMRDPASKRSRGFGFVTFSSMAEVDAAMAARPHSIDGRVVEPKRAVAREESGKPGAHVTVKKLFVGGIKEDTEEHHLRDYFEEYGKIDTIEIITDRQSGKKRGFGFVTFDDHDPVDKIVLQKYHTINGHNAEVRKALSRQEMQEVQSSRSGRGGNFGFGDSRGGGGNFGPGPGSNFRGGSDGYGSGRGFGDGYNGYGGGPGGGNFGGSPGYGGGRGGYGGGGPGYGNQGGGYGGGYDNYGGGNYGSGNYNDFGNYNQQPSNYGPMKSGNFGGSRNMGGPYGGGNYGPGGSGGSGGYGGRSRY from the exons ATGGAG aaaACTTTAGAAACTGTTCCTTTGGAGAGGAAAAAG agagaaaaggaacaatTCCGTAAACTCTTTATTGGTGGCTTGAGCTTTGAAACTACAGAAGAAAGTTTGAGGAACTACTACGAGCAATGGGGAAAACTTACAGATTGTGTG GTCATGAGGGATCCTGCAAGCAAAAGATCAAGAGGATTTGGTTTTGTAACTTTTTCATCCATGGCTGAGGTTGATGCTGCCATGGCTGCGAGACCTCATTCAATTGATGGGAGAGTGGTTGAGCCAAAACGTGCTGTTGCAAGAGAG GAATCTGGAAAGCCAGGGGCTCATGTAACTGTGAAGAAGCTATTTGTTGGTGGAATTAAAGAAGATACTGAGGAACACCATCTTAGAGATTACTTTGAGGAGTATGGGAAAATTGATACCATTGAGATAATTACTGATAGGCAGTCTGGAAAGAAAAGAGGCTTTGGATTTGTTACTTTTGATGACCATGATCCTGTGGATAAGATTGTGT TGCAAAAGTACCATACCATCAATGGTCATAATGCAGAAGTGAGAAAGGCTTTGTCTAGACAAGAAATGCAGGAAGTCCAAAGTTCTAGAAGTGGAAGAGGAG GCAACTTTGGTTTTGGAGATTCTCGTGGTGGTGGTGGAAACTTTGGACCAGGACCTGGAAGTAACTTTAGAGGAGGATCTG ATGGATATGGAAGTGGTCGTGGATTTGGGGATGGCTATAATGGGTATGGAGGAGGACCTGGAG GTGGCAATTTTGGAGGTAGCCCTGGttatggaggaggaagaggaggatatGGTGGTGGAGGACCTGGATATGGCAACCAGGGTGGGGGCTACGGAGGTGGTTATGACAACTATGGAGGAG gaaaTTATGGAAGTGGAAATTATAATGATTTTGGAAATTATAACCAGCAACCTTCCAACTATGGTCCAATGAAGAGTGGAAACTTTGGTGGTAGCAGGAACATGGGGGGACCATATGGTGGAG GAAACTATGGTCCAGGAGGCAGTGGAGGAAGTGGGGGTTATGGAGGGAGAAGCCGATATTGA
- the HNRNPA2B1 gene encoding heterogeneous nuclear ribonucleoproteins A2/B1 isoform X2: protein MEREKEQFRKLFIGGLSFETTEESLRNYYEQWGKLTDCVVMRDPASKRSRGFGFVTFSSMAEVDAAMAARPHSIDGRVVEPKRAVAREESGKPGAHVTVKKLFVGGIKEDTEEHHLRDYFEEYGKIDTIEIITDRQSGKKRGFGFVTFDDHDPVDKIVLQKYHTINGHNAEVRKALSRQEMQEVQSSRSGRGGNFGFGDSRGGGGNFGPGPGSNFRGGSDGYGSGRGFGDGYNGYGGGPGGGNFGGSPGYGGGRGGYGGGGPGYGNQGGGYGGGYDNYGGGNYGSGNYNDFGNYNQQPSNYGPMKSGNFGGSRNMGGPYGGGNYGPGGSGGSGGYGGRSRY, encoded by the exons ATGGAG agagaaaaggaacaatTCCGTAAACTCTTTATTGGTGGCTTGAGCTTTGAAACTACAGAAGAAAGTTTGAGGAACTACTACGAGCAATGGGGAAAACTTACAGATTGTGTG GTCATGAGGGATCCTGCAAGCAAAAGATCAAGAGGATTTGGTTTTGTAACTTTTTCATCCATGGCTGAGGTTGATGCTGCCATGGCTGCGAGACCTCATTCAATTGATGGGAGAGTGGTTGAGCCAAAACGTGCTGTTGCAAGAGAG GAATCTGGAAAGCCAGGGGCTCATGTAACTGTGAAGAAGCTATTTGTTGGTGGAATTAAAGAAGATACTGAGGAACACCATCTTAGAGATTACTTTGAGGAGTATGGGAAAATTGATACCATTGAGATAATTACTGATAGGCAGTCTGGAAAGAAAAGAGGCTTTGGATTTGTTACTTTTGATGACCATGATCCTGTGGATAAGATTGTGT TGCAAAAGTACCATACCATCAATGGTCATAATGCAGAAGTGAGAAAGGCTTTGTCTAGACAAGAAATGCAGGAAGTCCAAAGTTCTAGAAGTGGAAGAGGAG GCAACTTTGGTTTTGGAGATTCTCGTGGTGGTGGTGGAAACTTTGGACCAGGACCTGGAAGTAACTTTAGAGGAGGATCTG ATGGATATGGAAGTGGTCGTGGATTTGGGGATGGCTATAATGGGTATGGAGGAGGACCTGGAG GTGGCAATTTTGGAGGTAGCCCTGGttatggaggaggaagaggaggatatGGTGGTGGAGGACCTGGATATGGCAACCAGGGTGGGGGCTACGGAGGTGGTTATGACAACTATGGAGGAG gaaaTTATGGAAGTGGAAATTATAATGATTTTGGAAATTATAACCAGCAACCTTCCAACTATGGTCCAATGAAGAGTGGAAACTTTGGTGGTAGCAGGAACATGGGGGGACCATATGGTGGAG GAAACTATGGTCCAGGAGGCAGTGGAGGAAGTGGGGGTTATGGAGGGAGAAGCCGATATTGA